In Thermosynechococcus sichuanensis E542, a single genomic region encodes these proteins:
- a CDS encoding pentapeptide repeat-containing protein, with the protein MISRQKMLDLDTCYRVLELEPGATLEEVNRAYRDLVFIWHPDRIPKDNTRLIEKAHEKIKQFNEARDQLRQHITRHGSQTSQRATSQQQTYRSSPPPPRYQSNPYTYRSYHAPRERQQTTQHTYTYSQHHNHPYGTYQRQRTAAPPPPEPPRTTPPPKDMSGVNLQGANLSEKDFEGRNLSHANLSYADLSDAFLHRVILHRANLRHANLFRANLLQADLSYADLQEANLIGADLSGADLRGADLRGAKMSQGNRLLVKLTGARLTGAIMPDGHVHT; encoded by the coding sequence ATGATAAGCCGTCAGAAAATGCTCGATTTAGACACCTGTTACCGGGTACTGGAGTTGGAGCCAGGGGCAACCCTCGAGGAAGTGAACCGAGCTTATCGGGATTTGGTGTTTATTTGGCATCCCGATCGCATCCCGAAGGACAACACACGGCTCATCGAGAAGGCACACGAGAAAATTAAGCAATTTAATGAAGCGCGGGATCAACTGCGGCAGCATATTACCCGACACGGCAGCCAAACCTCCCAGCGGGCAACGAGCCAGCAGCAAACCTATCGTTCCTCACCCCCGCCCCCACGCTATCAATCCAATCCCTATACCTATCGCAGCTATCATGCGCCCCGTGAGCGGCAGCAAACCACACAGCACACCTACACCTATAGTCAACACCACAACCACCCCTACGGCACCTATCAACGCCAACGGACTGCTGCTCCACCGCCCCCAGAGCCACCGCGCACGACGCCGCCCCCCAAGGATATGTCAGGGGTCAATTTACAGGGAGCCAACCTTAGCGAAAAGGACTTTGAAGGCCGCAACCTCAGCCATGCCAATCTCAGCTATGCCGATCTCAGTGATGCCTTTTTGCACCGCGTGATTCTCCACCGTGCCAACTTACGCCACGCTAATCTCTTTCGTGCCAATTTGCTGCAAGCGGATCTCAGCTATGCCGACCTACAAGAGGCCAATCTCATTGGTGCGGACTTGAGTGGTGCCGATCTGCGGGGTGCCGATCTGCGAGGAGCCAAGATGAGCCAAGGCAATCGCCTTCTAGTGAAACTGACTGGAGCACGCCTCACGGGAGCAATTATGCCCGATGGGCACGTCCACACCTAG
- the ftsH3 gene encoding ATP-dependent zinc metalloprotease FtsH3, with product MNKQWRNAGLYVLLAIVVLALATAFFDRQPTTKQTWPYSEFIQQVENKQITKVSITPDRSQAQAITQDGTRVLVNLPNDPELLNILTSNNVDIAVLPQSNDGFWFRALSSLLVPIGLLVLLFFLLRRAQVGPGNQAMNFGKSRARVQMEPQTQVTFNDVAGIDQAKLELGEVVEFLKYADRFTEVGAKIPKGVLLVGPPGTGKTLLARAVAGEAGVPFFSISGSEFVEMFVGVGASRVRDLFEQAKANAPCIVFIDEIDAVGRQRGAGLGGGNDEREQTLNQLLTEMDGFEGNTGIIIIAATNRPDVLDAALLRPGRFDRQVVVDRPDYKGRLDILKVHARGKTLAKDVDLDKIARRTPGFTGADLANLLNEAAILAARRNLTEISMDEINDAIDRVLAGPEKKDRVMSDRRKKLVAYHEAGHALVGALMPDYDPVQKVSIIPRGRAGGLTWFTPNEDQMDSGLYSRAYLQNQMAVALGGRIAEEIVFGEDEVTTGASNDLQQVARVARQMVTRFGMSDRLGPVALGRQTGNVFLGRDIMAERDFSEETAATIDDEVRNLVEQAYRRAKEVLVNNRHVLDQIAQVLIEKETIDAEELQSILDRNDVKMATIP from the coding sequence GTGAATAAACAATGGCGAAACGCTGGTTTATATGTACTTCTTGCAATCGTGGTGCTGGCCTTGGCCACGGCCTTTTTTGATCGCCAACCCACGACCAAACAAACATGGCCCTACAGTGAGTTCATCCAACAGGTCGAAAATAAGCAAATCACTAAAGTTAGTATCACCCCTGACCGCTCCCAAGCCCAAGCCATTACCCAAGATGGCACGCGGGTACTGGTGAACCTGCCCAATGACCCTGAACTCCTCAACATTCTCACAAGCAACAATGTTGATATTGCTGTCTTGCCCCAAAGCAATGATGGCTTCTGGTTCCGCGCCCTGAGCAGTTTGCTGGTGCCCATTGGTCTGTTGGTGTTGCTCTTTTTCCTACTGCGGCGTGCCCAAGTGGGTCCTGGCAACCAAGCAATGAACTTTGGCAAGTCACGGGCACGGGTACAGATGGAACCCCAAACCCAAGTGACCTTTAACGATGTGGCGGGGATTGATCAGGCCAAGCTGGAATTGGGTGAAGTGGTGGAATTCCTCAAGTATGCCGATCGCTTTACCGAAGTGGGCGCCAAAATTCCCAAGGGGGTTCTCCTTGTGGGGCCTCCTGGAACGGGTAAAACCCTGCTTGCGCGGGCAGTGGCTGGTGAAGCGGGCGTTCCCTTCTTCTCGATTTCCGGTTCTGAGTTTGTGGAAATGTTCGTTGGGGTCGGTGCCTCACGGGTGCGCGACCTCTTTGAGCAGGCCAAAGCCAATGCCCCCTGTATTGTTTTCATTGATGAGATTGATGCCGTTGGTCGCCAGCGCGGTGCTGGTCTGGGGGGGGGCAATGATGAACGGGAGCAAACCCTCAACCAACTCTTGACGGAAATGGATGGCTTTGAGGGGAATACGGGCATCATTATTATTGCGGCGACGAACCGTCCGGATGTGTTGGATGCAGCGCTGTTGCGTCCGGGGCGTTTTGACCGCCAAGTAGTGGTGGATCGTCCTGATTACAAAGGTCGCCTCGATATTCTCAAAGTCCATGCCCGTGGCAAAACCCTCGCTAAGGATGTAGATCTCGATAAAATTGCGCGGCGAACGCCTGGCTTTACCGGTGCGGATCTCGCGAACCTGCTCAATGAAGCGGCCATTCTGGCGGCTCGCCGTAACCTCACGGAAATCTCCATGGATGAGATTAACGACGCCATCGATCGCGTCCTCGCTGGACCGGAGAAAAAAGACCGTGTCATGAGCGATCGCCGCAAGAAGTTGGTCGCCTACCATGAGGCGGGTCATGCCCTTGTGGGTGCCCTGATGCCGGACTACGATCCTGTCCAGAAAGTGAGCATCATTCCACGGGGACGGGCAGGTGGTCTGACGTGGTTTACTCCCAACGAAGATCAGATGGATTCAGGTCTCTATAGCCGTGCTTACTTGCAAAACCAAATGGCCGTTGCCCTTGGCGGCCGCATTGCTGAAGAAATTGTCTTTGGTGAAGATGAGGTGACAACGGGTGCCTCAAACGACCTGCAACAGGTGGCACGGGTGGCGCGGCAAATGGTTACTCGCTTTGGCATGAGCGATCGCCTAGGGCCTGTGGCTTTGGGACGACAAACAGGGAATGTCTTTTTGGGACGCGACATTATGGCGGAGCGGGACTTCTCTGAGGAAACGGCTGCCACGATTGATGACGAAGTACGCAATCTTGTCGAGCAAGCCTATCGCCGCGCCAAAGAGGTCTTGGTGAACAACCGCCACGTCCTTGACCAAATTGCCCAAGTGCTGATTGAAAAAGAGACGATCGATGCTGAGGAACTCCAAAGCATCTTGGATCGCAACGACGTGAAGATGGCAACGATTCCCTAG
- a CDS encoding AAA family ATPase: MEIQRLTLKNFKTHQDRTFEFLPGVNVICGENGAGKTSIFEAIAWVLFDATSGYGSGFNKAIIRKGANRAEATVQFISAVDGRSYVVRRNTQTGYTIFDPQVGDLGLSLREEVQLWLQEHLGIRNAFPLRDLFEQIIGIPQGMITADFLKAPAQRRQVFEPILQVSDYRQAFENALALVNFSQEQIVSLERQLAVQKQELAMRSQYEQQATALATELARDRQQCEELQQQCQALAAEKQQYEAAVETLNRLAQTCQRLEAQLRQQEKLCRDRQQQLSAARESQAQCQQLQADYDRYRQQEDRYRKLEQQLRGRAALEQNIRKLEQQQQRLATRLASIESQRQAIATIASQLAALEPQIAAADTLDAEIAPLEARYQQAQQADQELRHLKQQAATLQARLEEIAQQVQALEQQRPLAATLSAKQAERERLQAQLSHATAAHAFAATLDPILNTAQSQATATDPRVTAAMTSLTAAQQFSLVATAIQEGLEALQQLQQNYHWLLDQLTALRQTLSDPAAIPALSRTLEQLEADIALAAAAERSLLQAHALEEERNRLEVELRQLGDRQQALEPLSQELTTLERRLQKLRQERADLGQPHAQRQLLLKQQAAAPQLEADYGRLCSEQASLEARLTPLYEQRQHYATLEEQRQQLSDELARLRPSYDTYLQHQQQAAQVESYEAALRTATQDAQKLQADLAKAQAEYKAQEQGVDLAALKAVRDRYESLHREYQRLLGAIPEKEKQYQNCLATLQRLDEVAAEKQKTLQRLVAAQKHHYLIETARDIFKRSGPRVSEAYLHTVSAEADRLLRELLNRPDVALRWTSDYEIQVNEGGYWRPFKSLSGGEQMCAALAVRLALLRVLVNTDIAFFDEPTTNLDQMRRQQLAESLSNLRSFHQLFVISHDETFEALTEHTIHLERSLP, translated from the coding sequence GTGGAAATTCAGCGACTCACCCTGAAAAACTTTAAGACCCACCAAGATCGCACCTTTGAGTTTCTGCCGGGGGTGAATGTCATTTGCGGTGAGAATGGTGCGGGCAAAACCAGTATTTTTGAAGCGATTGCTTGGGTTCTCTTTGACGCCACGTCGGGGTATGGCAGTGGCTTTAATAAGGCCATCATTCGTAAGGGCGCTAATCGTGCCGAAGCAACCGTCCAGTTTATCTCAGCAGTGGATGGTCGCTCCTATGTAGTGCGGCGCAATACACAAACGGGGTACACGATTTTTGACCCCCAAGTGGGAGACCTTGGTCTTTCCTTACGTGAAGAGGTTCAGCTATGGTTGCAGGAGCACCTTGGTATCCGCAATGCCTTTCCACTTCGGGATCTCTTTGAGCAGATCATTGGCATTCCCCAGGGGATGATCACGGCGGATTTTCTCAAGGCACCCGCCCAGCGGCGCCAAGTTTTTGAACCAATTTTGCAGGTGAGTGATTATCGCCAAGCCTTTGAGAATGCCCTTGCCCTCGTGAATTTTTCCCAAGAGCAGATAGTGTCCCTGGAGCGGCAGTTGGCTGTCCAAAAACAGGAGCTGGCCATGCGATCGCAATATGAACAACAGGCAACCGCCTTAGCAACCGAGCTAGCGCGCGATCGCCAGCAGTGCGAGGAATTACAACAACAATGTCAGGCCTTGGCCGCTGAAAAACAGCAATATGAAGCTGCCGTTGAAACGCTGAACCGCCTTGCGCAAACCTGCCAACGCCTTGAAGCCCAACTCCGTCAGCAGGAAAAACTGTGTCGCGATCGCCAACAGCAGTTGAGTGCTGCCCGCGAAAGCCAAGCCCAGTGCCAGCAATTGCAAGCCGACTACGATCGCTATCGGCAGCAGGAGGATCGCTACCGGAAACTCGAGCAGCAACTGCGCGGACGCGCCGCCCTTGAGCAGAACATTCGTAAGCTCGAGCAGCAGCAACAAAGGCTGGCCACCCGATTAGCCAGTATTGAAAGCCAACGCCAAGCGATCGCCACCATTGCCAGCCAACTCGCAGCCCTTGAACCCCAAATTGCTGCCGCCGACACCCTCGATGCCGAAATTGCCCCCCTTGAGGCGCGCTACCAGCAAGCCCAGCAGGCGGATCAAGAACTGCGCCACCTCAAGCAGCAAGCGGCAACCCTGCAAGCCCGCTTAGAGGAAATTGCTCAACAGGTGCAAGCCCTAGAGCAACAGCGTCCCCTAGCTGCCACCTTGAGTGCCAAACAAGCAGAACGGGAGCGACTGCAAGCCCAACTTAGCCACGCCACCGCTGCCCATGCCTTTGCCGCCACCCTTGATCCCATCCTCAATACCGCCCAAAGCCAAGCCACGGCAACGGATCCCCGTGTCACAGCGGCCATGACAAGCCTCACAGCGGCGCAGCAATTTTCCCTTGTGGCCACCGCTATTCAAGAGGGGCTAGAAGCACTCCAACAGCTTCAGCAGAATTATCACTGGCTGTTGGATCAGCTCACGGCGCTGCGCCAAACCCTCAGCGATCCCGCAGCTATTCCTGCCCTCAGTCGCACCTTGGAACAGTTAGAAGCCGATATTGCCCTAGCTGCCGCCGCAGAGCGATCCCTCTTGCAAGCTCACGCCCTTGAGGAGGAACGCAACCGTCTAGAAGTAGAGCTGAGGCAGTTGGGCGATCGCCAGCAAGCCTTAGAACCCCTCAGCCAAGAACTGACAACTCTCGAACGCCGCCTGCAAAAATTACGCCAAGAACGAGCCGATCTTGGTCAACCCCACGCCCAACGGCAACTGTTACTGAAGCAGCAGGCAGCAGCCCCCCAACTGGAAGCGGACTACGGGCGTTTGTGCAGCGAACAGGCCAGCCTAGAAGCTCGCCTTACCCCTCTGTATGAACAGCGCCAACACTACGCCACCCTCGAAGAACAGCGGCAACAGCTTAGCGATGAACTCGCTCGCCTACGCCCCAGCTATGACACCTATCTCCAACACCAACAGCAGGCCGCCCAAGTAGAGAGCTATGAAGCTGCCCTGCGAACAGCGACCCAAGACGCCCAAAAGTTGCAAGCCGACCTTGCCAAAGCCCAAGCCGAGTACAAAGCCCAAGAGCAGGGGGTGGATTTAGCTGCTCTGAAAGCCGTGCGCGATCGCTACGAGAGCCTGCACCGTGAGTATCAACGGCTCCTTGGTGCAATTCCCGAAAAGGAAAAGCAGTACCAAAACTGTCTTGCCACCCTCCAGCGTCTTGATGAAGTCGCCGCCGAAAAGCAAAAGACGCTACAAAGGCTGGTCGCGGCCCAAAAACACCACTATCTCATTGAAACCGCCCGCGACATTTTCAAAAGGAGCGGTCCTCGCGTCAGTGAAGCCTATTTGCACACGGTTTCTGCCGAAGCCGATCGCCTATTGCGCGAACTCCTCAACCGTCCTGATGTGGCGCTGCGGTGGACATCGGACTACGAAATTCAAGTGAATGAAGGAGGCTACTGGCGACCCTTCAAAAGCCTCTCCGGTGGTGAGCAAATGTGTGCTGCCCTTGCGGTGCGCCTTGCCCTACTGCGGGTCCTCGTGAACACCGACATTGCCTTTTTTGATGAGCCGACCACCAATCTGGATCAGATGCGCCGCCAACAACTGGCCGAGAGCCTGAGCAACCTCAGAAGTTTTCATCAACTCTTTGTCATTAGCCACGATGAAACCTTTGAAGCCCTCACCGAGCACACGATCCATCTGGAGCGATCGCTCCCTTAG
- a CDS encoding cell division protein FtsQ/DivIB translates to MVNLPPQETTTYDAIRERRRQLQSKRRWRQLAGLWRTSVLLALTGGLVWGLTLPDWMIRRPEQVVIRGNQLLKTEALQAQLPLEYPESLLRLRPQEIIHALETTLPLQRVTIARQLFPPTLIVEVQERKPVAVATCNQCWVMSATGQLQGPASRWLVDGLGFVAPLGSYQASALKPMPPLQLQGYFVPVKDPPRPQTLAVDGDRQQQWQQIHQILQQQDLPITGLDWRNEQNLIVQTPLAPVHLGVVQWNSPTFRKQLSALASLKQLPQYLDPQQIVFVDLVNPDEPLVQLRQQPSQQPLPRSN, encoded by the coding sequence ATGGTAAATCTCCCCCCGCAGGAGACAACTACCTATGATGCCATTCGGGAACGGCGCCGCCAATTGCAAAGTAAACGCCGCTGGCGGCAACTGGCAGGGCTTTGGCGTACCAGTGTCCTTTTGGCCTTAACGGGGGGGCTGGTCTGGGGGCTAACGCTACCGGACTGGATGATCCGCCGCCCTGAGCAAGTGGTGATTCGTGGTAATCAACTGCTGAAGACAGAAGCGTTGCAGGCACAACTGCCCCTTGAGTATCCGGAGTCGCTGCTGCGTTTGCGGCCACAGGAGATCATTCATGCCCTAGAAACCACCCTGCCTTTACAACGGGTGACGATCGCCCGCCAACTCTTTCCACCGACGCTGATTGTTGAAGTCCAAGAACGCAAACCCGTGGCGGTAGCCACCTGCAATCAATGCTGGGTAATGAGTGCAACGGGGCAGCTTCAAGGGCCTGCCAGTCGCTGGTTGGTGGATGGTCTCGGCTTTGTTGCCCCCTTGGGTAGCTATCAGGCCAGTGCCCTGAAGCCAATGCCCCCCCTCCAGTTACAGGGGTATTTTGTCCCCGTCAAGGATCCGCCGCGTCCACAAACATTGGCCGTGGATGGCGATCGCCAGCAGCAGTGGCAGCAAATTCACCAGATTCTACAGCAGCAGGATTTACCCATTACGGGTTTAGATTGGCGCAATGAACAAAATCTGATTGTCCAAACTCCCCTCGCACCGGTTCACCTGGGGGTCGTGCAGTGGAATAGTCCTACATTCAGGAAACAACTCAGTGCCCTAGCCAGCCTCAAGCAGTTACCCCAGTATCTGGATCCGCAGCAAATTGTCTTCGTTGATCTGGTGAACCCGGATGAACCCTTGGTGCAACTGCGGCAACAACCCAGCCAGCAACCACTTCCCCGCAGCAATTAA
- a CDS encoding 2Fe-2S iron-sulfur cluster-binding protein, translated as MTKRDHSKVYSVTLVNEAKGLNKTIRVHADEYILDAAEAQGIALPYSCRAGACVNCAGRIIKGTVDQSDHSFLKPKELDAGFVLLCAAYPTSDCVISTHEEDNLLNLT; from the coding sequence ATGACAAAGCGGGATCATAGCAAAGTTTATAGTGTAACACTCGTTAACGAAGCAAAAGGCCTGAATAAAACCATTCGCGTTCATGCCGACGAGTACATTCTTGATGCCGCCGAAGCCCAAGGCATCGCTCTGCCCTACTCCTGTCGCGCGGGTGCCTGCGTCAACTGTGCGGGTCGCATTATCAAGGGCACGGTGGATCAGTCGGATCACTCCTTTTTGAAGCCCAAGGAGTTGGATGCTGGATTTGTGCTGCTGTGTGCGGCCTATCCCACATCCGATTGTGTGATCTCAACCCACGAAGAAGATAACCTACTAAATTTGACTTAA
- a CDS encoding peptidylprolyl isomerase, giving the protein MVLSVLLLVSCASLSSVADTSSIPGAQSPTPMANLPRLNGDATVVLTVNDRPITIQVKGDAAPITAGNFVDLVNRGVYDGTIFHRVVREPRPFVVQGGDPQTKDPSVSPQLYGTGSFIDPATNRPRYIPLEILGQGSDTPTYSQAGKVSPVLTHTRGAVAMARSQLPDSASAQFYIALDQLDFLDGNYAVFGYVTDGMDVVDTIQQGDRLQSAKVVAGLENLQQP; this is encoded by the coding sequence ATGGTGCTCAGTGTCCTTCTGCTGGTGAGTTGCGCGTCACTCTCGTCGGTGGCTGACACTAGTTCAATTCCAGGAGCACAAAGCCCAACCCCTATGGCCAATTTACCTCGACTCAATGGCGATGCAACGGTCGTGCTGACGGTCAACGATCGCCCGATTACGATTCAAGTGAAGGGGGATGCTGCCCCGATTACCGCTGGCAATTTTGTGGATTTAGTCAATCGCGGGGTCTATGATGGCACCATTTTTCACCGCGTGGTGCGTGAACCGCGACCCTTTGTGGTTCAAGGGGGGGATCCCCAAACCAAAGACCCCAGCGTGTCGCCGCAACTCTACGGCACCGGTTCATTTATTGACCCAGCAACGAATCGCCCCCGCTACATTCCCCTAGAAATTTTGGGGCAGGGTAGTGACACCCCCACCTATAGCCAGGCAGGCAAAGTCTCACCCGTCTTGACTCATACGCGCGGTGCCGTGGCCATGGCGCGATCGCAACTCCCCGATTCGGCCTCAGCCCAGTTTTACATTGCCCTTGATCAACTGGATTTCCTCGATGGCAATTATGCTGTCTTTGGCTATGTCACCGATGGCATGGATGTGGTGGACACAATCCAGCAGGGCGATCGCCTGCAATCCGCTAAGGTTGTGGCCGGTTTAGAAAACTTACAGCAGCCATAG
- the menD gene encoding 2-succinyl-5-enolpyruvyl-6-hydroxy-3-cyclohexene-1-carboxylic-acid synthase: MILTENLNVLWASVLFETLYRLGLRTVVVSPGSRSGPLAIAAAAHPHLEAVPILDERSAAFFALGLVQQQGRPVALVCTSGTAAANFYPAIIEASLSHLPLIVLTADRPPELRFCQAGQAIDQVHLYGHAVRHYRELSLPELALLPYLRQTLCHSWQIALWPDPGPVHLNIPLRDPLDLRAAANFQVTLPENFFDQVQPFVQPRIVTPLPWLTWQQIQRGLIIAGPSHAVNPVAEAAAIDCLSRFLQWPVLADALSSARGLPHGITHYDLLLRNAHLRESLRPEAVIQLGPLPTSKALREWLSACDPLIWCLDPTGENNNPIHGRCQTLAIAPQAVDCPPDPLPPNPYLKDWQDHDQRLREQLQQVFEAIDWFCEVKLIYHLPEWLPPQTAIFVASSMPVRDVESVWRARDRSHRFYFNRGANGIDGTLSSALGVAHRGQPTLLISGDLACLHDTNGWLITPQFQGCLTVLLINNQGGGIFEHLPIRQFDPPFEAFFATPQPVDFSCLAAAYGIPYHCFKDWADVEAQLRQTPWPKIRLLEFRSDRHQNAQWRQQVLAHLGG; this comes from the coding sequence ATGATTCTCACTGAAAATCTCAATGTCCTCTGGGCGAGCGTCCTCTTTGAAACCCTCTATCGCTTGGGATTGCGAACCGTGGTTGTCTCGCCGGGATCGCGTTCTGGACCGTTGGCGATCGCAGCGGCTGCCCATCCCCATCTTGAAGCTGTGCCGATTCTTGACGAACGCTCGGCAGCTTTTTTTGCCCTTGGCCTTGTCCAACAGCAGGGACGACCTGTTGCCCTTGTCTGTACTTCCGGCACTGCGGCTGCCAATTTCTATCCTGCGATTATTGAAGCAAGCCTCAGTCATTTACCGCTAATTGTTCTGACCGCCGATCGCCCCCCCGAATTGCGCTTTTGTCAAGCGGGGCAAGCCATTGATCAGGTGCATCTCTACGGCCATGCTGTGCGTCACTATCGCGAATTGAGTCTGCCCGAACTTGCTTTGCTGCCTTATCTGCGGCAGACCCTCTGCCATAGCTGGCAAATTGCCCTCTGGCCAGATCCAGGGCCAGTACATTTGAATATTCCCCTGCGGGATCCCCTTGACCTACGTGCGGCAGCCAATTTTCAGGTGACGCTACCTGAGAACTTCTTTGACCAAGTGCAGCCTTTTGTCCAACCTCGCATCGTGACCCCTTTACCTTGGTTAACATGGCAACAAATCCAGCGAGGGCTAATTATTGCCGGACCCAGTCATGCAGTGAATCCTGTGGCCGAAGCTGCCGCGATTGATTGCCTGAGTCGGTTTCTCCAGTGGCCAGTGCTTGCGGATGCCCTCTCTTCAGCTCGGGGACTGCCCCACGGCATTACCCATTACGATCTGCTGCTGCGAAATGCCCACCTACGGGAATCCTTGCGTCCTGAAGCCGTGATTCAACTGGGACCGCTGCCCACAAGTAAAGCCCTGCGGGAGTGGCTGAGTGCCTGCGATCCCCTGATCTGGTGTCTTGACCCCACGGGCGAGAACAACAATCCCATTCATGGCCGTTGTCAGACGTTGGCGATCGCTCCCCAGGCTGTGGACTGCCCCCCCGACCCCCTGCCCCCCAATCCCTACCTCAAGGACTGGCAAGACCATGATCAACGGCTGCGGGAGCAACTGCAACAGGTGTTTGAGGCCATAGATTGGTTCTGTGAGGTCAAGCTGATTTACCACCTACCAGAGTGGTTACCGCCGCAAACCGCAATTTTTGTGGCCAGTAGTATGCCCGTGCGGGATGTTGAGAGTGTTTGGCGGGCGAGGGATCGCTCCCATCGCTTCTACTTTAATCGCGGTGCCAACGGTATTGATGGCACATTGTCCAGTGCCTTGGGGGTTGCCCATCGCGGTCAGCCCACCCTCTTGATCAGCGGGGATCTGGCCTGCTTGCACGATACCAATGGCTGGCTGATCACCCCCCAGTTTCAAGGCTGTCTCACCGTCTTGTTGATCAATAACCAAGGTGGCGGTATTTTTGAGCATCTGCCCATTCGCCAGTTTGATCCGCCCTTTGAAGCCTTCTTTGCTACGCCACAGCCGGTGGATTTTAGTTGCCTTGCCGCCGCCTACGGCATTCCCTATCACTGTTTTAAGGACTGGGCTGATGTCGAGGCACAACTTCGCCAGACTCCTTGGCCAAAGATACGGCTGTTGGAATTTAGGAGCGATCGCCACCAGAATGCCCAATGGCGACAGCAGGTACTCGCTCATCTTGGCGGCTGA
- the hisB gene encoding imidazoleglycerol-phosphate dehydratase HisB produces the protein MNDSLLSNGHAPLLRQATVDRQTKETKVHVELTLDGNGLADNHTGIPFLDHMLDQLCSHGLVDLRVQASGDTHIDDHHTNEDVGITLGMALDQALGDRRGIHRFGHFVAPLDESLVEVVLDFSGRPHLSYGLQIPTQRVGTYDTQLVREFFVALVNHSRMTLHIRQLEGINSHHIIEATFKAFARALRMAIAIDPRRSQQIPSSKGVIQA, from the coding sequence ATGAATGACTCTCTCCTCAGTAATGGCCATGCGCCTCTGTTGCGCCAAGCTACCGTTGATCGCCAGACCAAAGAAACCAAGGTTCACGTTGAACTGACCTTAGATGGTAATGGTCTAGCGGACAATCACACGGGGATTCCCTTTCTCGATCACATGCTGGATCAGCTTTGCTCCCACGGCCTTGTGGATTTGCGGGTGCAGGCCAGTGGTGATACCCATATTGACGACCACCACACCAATGAGGATGTGGGCATTACCTTGGGGATGGCACTCGATCAAGCCTTGGGCGATCGCCGCGGAATTCATCGTTTTGGCCACTTTGTTGCGCCCCTAGATGAGAGTTTGGTGGAAGTTGTCCTAGACTTTTCGGGGCGTCCCCACCTCAGCTACGGGTTGCAGATTCCCACGCAGCGGGTGGGCACCTACGATACGCAACTGGTGCGGGAGTTTTTCGTTGCTTTGGTAAACCATAGTCGCATGACGCTGCATATTCGCCAATTGGAAGGCATTAACTCCCACCACATTATTGAAGCGACATTCAAAGCCTTTGCCCGTGCCCTACGCATGGCGATCGCCATTGACCCGCGCCGCAGTCAGCAAATTCCCAGTTCTAAGGGTGTGATCCAAGCCTAG
- a CDS encoding FHA domain-containing protein: MNSLQQERHVLILNTVGGRRAIALEAAAYSLGRDESNAIVIDFETVSRQHAILLRVPVPGTTSYRYRLVDGNANGKPSTNGTFVNGKRISSHELQHGDVILFGRKAKASYLMLSMADTEFSQYLQSIAFQSIKSDLRGAKETLVGMELSGELRRTPNRELVAAGATQLHPEVEPAKETLASERDSKPQGNNKETVHEKESQGSKPSLFGLGAIALVVVAIIAGAVWRSGFSPSQPQGTPPATQTRN; the protein is encoded by the coding sequence ATGAATAGCCTGCAACAGGAACGTCACGTCTTGATTTTGAATACCGTTGGTGGACGGCGGGCGATCGCCCTTGAGGCAGCGGCCTATTCCCTTGGGCGTGATGAGAGTAATGCCATTGTTATTGATTTTGAAACGGTTTCCCGCCAGCACGCCATTCTCCTGCGGGTACCTGTCCCCGGCACCACCAGCTATCGCTACCGCCTTGTGGATGGCAATGCCAATGGTAAGCCCAGCACCAACGGCACCTTTGTCAATGGCAAGCGCATCAGTAGCCATGAATTGCAGCACGGCGATGTGATTCTCTTTGGGCGTAAAGCCAAGGCTTCCTATCTCATGCTCTCGATGGCGGACACCGAGTTTAGCCAATATCTGCAATCCATTGCCTTCCAAAGCATTAAATCCGATCTGCGGGGTGCCAAGGAAACCCTTGTGGGGATGGAGCTAAGTGGCGAACTGCGGCGAACCCCGAACCGTGAATTGGTGGCAGCCGGCGCCACCCAGTTGCACCCTGAAGTCGAACCTGCAAAAGAAACCTTGGCCAGTGAGCGCGACAGCAAGCCGCAGGGGAACAACAAAGAAACGGTGCATGAAAAAGAGAGCCAAGGCTCAAAACCTAGCCTCTTCGGTCTAGGGGCGATCGCCCTTGTGGTTGTTGCCATTATCGCAGGAGCAGTCTGGCGATCGGGTTTCTCCCCCAGTCAACCACAGGGTACGCCACCTGCCACTCAAACCCGCAACTAG